From Alloacidobacterium dinghuense:
AGAGGTCAGTTTCTATGACGTGGACGCGGCGTACTTTCCTCGGCCGGGTAGCGGCGGCAGCCGGCTATCGGGCGATGTATACAGCGATGCAGGCGCTCGGCCTGCTGGCGACGACTTCCGAGGCTTCACCGCTGCCTGACTTGCCTCCAAACTTCGGCGCGGGGAAGAAAGTCATAATTCTCGGCGGTGGAATCGCCGGCCTTGTCTCCGCTTACGAACTGCGCAAAGCCGGATTCACCTGCACCATTCTCGAAGCGCGCGAGCGCCCCGGTGGCCGGAACTGGAGCGTGCGCAACGGCTGCAAGGTCGAATTCACCGATGGAGCCGTCCAGACATGCGATTGGGAAGAAGGTCATTACCTGAACGTCGGCCCGGCGCGACTGCCATCCATCCATCGCGTCATGATCGAATACTGTGAAGATCTGGGCGTGCCGCTCGAAGTCGAGATCAACACCTCGCGCAGCACGCTGATGCAAGCCGACACTCTGAATGGCGGAAAGCCAGTCGAACAGCGCCAGGTCGTCAACGACACACGCGGCTATATCTCCGAGTTGCTGGCTAAGTCGATCGATCAGCATGGCCTCGACAAGCTTCTGGACAAAGAAGATACGCAGCGCATGCTCGATTTTCTGCAAACCTATGGCGACCTTACGAACGACTACAGCTACAAAGGCTCGCAGCGCAGTGGATTTGTCGTATCACCGGGAGCAGGACCCGACGAGGAAAAGTGGCACCAACCGCTGAGCCTGCATGAGCTTCTGGTTTCAGACTTCTCGACCGGCGAGTTATACGAGGAGCAAATCGACTGGCAGGCCACGATGTTTCAGCCAATCGGCGGCATGGACCGCATCCCGTATGCGTTTGCGAAATCGCTGGGCGACATCGTGCAGTATCGATGCGTGGTGAAAAAGGTGGGCAAAAGTTCCTCCGGCGTAAAGGTGGAATACGCCAACGCCGGATCGTCGCAAGAGATTGAGGCAGATTACTGCATCTGCACGCTGCCGCTGACGATTCTCCGCACGCTCGACATCGATTGCGCGCTCGAAAAGAAGCAGGCATTCAAGGGAATGAAACTCGCCTCTCTTTACAAGATCGGATGGGAGGCGCCGCGCTTCTGGGAGAAGCAATACAACATCTACGGCGGAATTTCGTTCCCGAAACAGACTGTTGACCTCGTCTGGTATCCGAGCAACGGACTGTTCACCAAAACCGGGATCATCCTTTCCGGCTTCAACTTCGAGCAGAAGGATTTTGCTGATGGATCGCCGACTGCATTCGGCGCTTTATCAACGCAGGGAAAACTAGACGCGTCGCGGGCAGCCGTCGAGGTCTTGCACCCCGGTCATGGCAGGTCGCTGACCAAGCCGATTTATGTTTCATGGCAGAAGATTCCGTATAGCCTTGGCTGTTTAGCGATGAACATGATGCCCGATACCAAACCCGCATATAACGAGCTGAACAAGCCCGATGGCCGCATTTACTTTGCCGGAGATTATCTAAGCCATATCGTCGGCTGGCAGGAAGGCGCGGCCTTGTCCGCGCACCGAGCCATCCATGGAATCGCCGAGCAGATGCGCAGCAGCTAGGATTCAACGTACTCTTAGCTAAGGCGCCGAAGGCGCGTCTGCCTGGACGGCCAGTCCCCAGCCGGCAGCCATGCGGTCTTTCAGAATGCAGCGGTCCATCACCAGCTTGATGCCCGCTGCCTCGGCTTCTGCCGCAGCTTCTTCATGCACGATACCTTCCTGTATCCACAGATAAGGAATTCTGAGGCGAATCGTGTCCTTCACGATGTCAGGAATGTACCTCGGCAGTCGGAAGACATTCACAACATCGATCTTCCCCACTGCTTCCAAAGCCGCATCGAGCGTAGGATAAGCCTTCTCGCCAAGCGAGCTTTCTATCAGCGGATTGACCGGAATGATGCGGTAGCCGCGGCTCTGCATAAACCGCGAAACGCCCAGGCTGGCGCGGCCTTCCTTGTTAGTAAGGCCAACTACGGCGATGGTCTTAGCATTGTCGAGTATTTCCCGGATGGTAGTCGGTTCGTTCATAACTAATCCAGATCGTCTTCAACACCAACTAACACACCACCATCGCCGCCGCTCCTACGCATTATTAGATAGCCACGAATAAACGGCTCTAAGTAACCATCAAGCACTCGATCCACATCGCCAACTTCAACTTTGGTCCGGTGATCCTTGGCAATCCGATACGGCTGAAGCACGTACGACCGAATTTGCGAGCCGAAGTTAATGTCTAACTTCGAATCTTCGAGCTTCTTACTCTCCGCTTTCTTCTTATCCAGTTCGAATTCGTAGAGGCGTGAGCGCAGCATCTTCATCGCCTTCTCGCGGTTCTTGTGCTGGGAGCGCTCGTTCTGGCATTGCACCACAATGTTGGTAGGGATGTGCGTGATGCGCACAGCGGAGTCCGTCGTGTTCACGTGCTGTCCGCCCTTGCCGCCCGACCGATACGTGTCTGTCCGAATATCTTCCGGCCTGATCTCGATCTCGATCGAGTCATCAATTTCAGGCGAGACGAAGACCGACGCGAAGGAAGTATGGCGGCGCTTGGCAGAGTCGAACGGCGAAATCCGTACGAGGCGGTGCACGCCGGTCTCGCCCGAGAGCATGCCAAAGGCGTATTCGCCGGAGACGGTGAAGGTCGCTGACTTGATGCCAGCCTCTTCGCCGTCCTGATAATCGTTCATCTCCGTCTTGAAGCCCTGCTGCTCAGCCCAGCGCAGATACATGCGCATCAGCATCTCGGCCCAGTCCTGGCTCTCCGTGCCGCCCGCACCCGGATGCACCGTCACAATGGCATTCAGCGCGTCCGTCTCTCCGGAAAGCATCGTCCGCTCTTCGAGCTTGTCAACGTATTCACTCAGCGACTGAACTTCGCGTTCGAGATCCGCTTCTACCGGCTCGCCCTCGCGCGCCAGATCGAAGTAAGCCTCGATATCTCCTGTGCGACGTACAAGTTCGTCATCCGACGCCACCTGCTCTTCCATGCGCTTACGGTCTCGCATGAGCGGCTGTGAGACGGCAGCATTGGCCCACACGCCGGGGTCCGATAATTTCGATTCGATTTCAGCTAATTGTTTATGGAGACGGGCCGAGTCAAAGATACTCCCGCAGGTCGCGGACTTTGTCCCGGACGGGAGTGTAGGCGAATTCGAGATCGTTCAACACTTAGGTGACCTGTCTTTATATTCGAAGATTGACTCGGAGCGTTGGGCGTAATGCCATCGCCACGGCCACTATTGTGATTATCCCACAGAGGATGGCAAAGAGATCGCCGTAGCGCGTGTAGAAGGTGAGATCGTCGTTGTATCCGTAGCGCACGACAAGCGTTGTCTCGGCATGACGCGCCGCGCTCAGAGTGACGTGCCCTGCTGGATCGATTGCCGTGGTTACGCCATTATTTGTGTCGCGTAAAATCCAGCGGCGATTTTCAATAGCACGCATGCGCGCCATATTCAGATGTTGCCATGGAGCGCTGGTGTCGCCATACCAGCCGTCATCAGAGATATTCACGAAGACTTGCGCACCATTGACGGCGAACTGGCGCACCTCATCGGCAAAAACGGATTCGTAGCAGATGAAGATGCCGAAGGTGTGTCCGTTTGCGCGAAAGACTTTGCGATATTGGCCGCGCTGCAGATCTACGAGTTGCTGCGTGAGCTTTTTGGCAAAGAAAAAGACATCCCGGTAAGGCACAAATTCGCCAAAGGGCACTAGATGAATCTTGTCGTATCTGCCGAGAACGTTACCGTCCGGTGCAGTAAAGACACCCGAGTTGTATGTGCCTGTGGCGTCATGGCCGAACATTCCGGCAACAACCGGCGCATTGTTCGCAGTGGCAACGCTTCGTAATAAGGCGATGGTGCGTGGATCATCGCTGACGAATGGCGACGGCGCTTCGGGCCAGGCAACAATACCCGGAGGCGGCGTGTTCTGCCCGCAATTTTGCCTTGCCACGGCAGACTGCCGCGTTGGCATTCCCGTGATCGCCGGCGTGCAGTTGCGCTGGCTCTGCTCCATGATCCACGAAACGTGCTCATCCCACTCGGGACCGATCCAGGCCTGGTTGACTGCAACATCGAGATTCGGCTGCAGCAGCACGGCGTAGTCCGAAGTGGCGACTGGCTTCGGCGCAGAAAAGGAGCCGAGTTGCAGCAAAATCGCAAATAGAATCGCACCGACTCCAATGCGCAGTCGCATATGCAGAGAAGACGTAAGCAAAGCTGCAGCAAATAGCGCATTTCCCGCGACGAGTACAAAGGAAATCCCATAGACGCCCGTAAACGGCGCCAGTCGCGTAAGCAGGAAGTTGTCCACTTGCGCGTAGCCAAGTTGATCCCAGGGAACGCTGGTGATCCGCGATGCTGCGAACTCAAGCGCAGCCCAGAAGAACGGCGCGAGCACCAGCGGAAACAAATTTGTACGAAATGCCTTGCGGCAGAGCGCAATCAGGAATCCGAAAACGGCAAAGTACAAACCCAGCACCAGGCTGTAGAGCACAAGGATGCCAAAGGCTCCGGCGGGTGGCACTCCACCATAAAGGTGCATAGTGTCGTAGATCCAATAGCAGTTCAGGATGTACCAGAACACTCCGCAACCATAGCCGGCAAGCGCACTGCGACGAAGATAGCGCGGACCCGCCACATTCCGCTGGCCGAGGAGTCCGTAAAGCAGCGGCACAAGAGCAATCCAGGAAAAAACGGCGCGCCACGGCGGCATTGGCCCGGCGATAGGAAATGGCAGATCAAGAAGAACAGACGAGAGCAATCCAAGAAAAATGGGATTGCGGAGATAAGTGCGCATTCACGCTGAGTCTACCATTGCGTCAATTCTGAAGGTACTTGCCTGGACACAATCACAGATCGCGCTAGAATGTCCGTGTGAGCACACTCGCCTATTTAGGAATGCGCCTGCTGACGTATCTCTTTTTCATCGGACTGGCAGGCTCAGCCGTCGTGATTGTTATCAGCTTCATTGAGGATCTACACGAACTCTTCGGCGAGTAATCGGGCGCTTTCCATTTGACGGCAATTTCATCTAGACATACACTCAGCGCTGAGCGTCCTTGCCGGGGGCAGTTGTTGGCCCGGTGGTGAGTAGCAAGGTTTTTCACCTTTATCCATGCCAGTTGGTCAAACGTTTACCGCTCCTCAATCGAACCGGGTGAGGCTAGTCGTTGCCTCCTCGGTCATGCTTACATTCATATCCTTCTGGCGAGCGGCAGCCGTCGTTCTCAATGACTTAGGATCCTCAGCCTTCTATGCTGGCGGTATTGCGGAAGAAGCCGTCGGTAAAGCTGCGCCGTGGTTCATTCTCGGCGTCATGCTCTTTTCCTTCGCAGTGCGGGCAGTCTATGTCGAGAGCTGCTCCATGTTCACCCGTGGAGGCGTCTACCGCGTAGTAAAGGAAGCTCTTGGCGGCACATTTGCAAAGCTGAGTGTCTCCGCGCTCATGTTCGACTACATCCTTACGGGACCAATCTCAGGCGTTTCAGCCGGACAATACATCACGGGACTCTTAAACGAACTGATGACGGTCGGCGCCGCGCATGGATGGTTACCGCTCGCCCTGATCAACGCAGGCCATGCACGCCAATTGCCGATGAATGAGACGTCGGCAGTTTTTTGCGCTGCAGTCACCATCTACTATTGGTGGCAGAACATCAAGGGCATCGAGGAATCGACAGACAAAGCTCTTGAGGTAATGAAGATCACCACTGTCATGGTGGTTCTGTTGCTCGGATGGGGTATCTTCTCAGCGATTCACGTCAGCGCCAAGCTGCCGCCGCTTCCCATTCCGTCGAATCTCCACTTCTCGCATGATGCTCTCGGCTTCCTCGCGGGAACAAAGTTCGCCACAACGTTGGGACTCTTTGGCATCCTGATGGCCTTTGGCCACTCCGTGCTCGCCATGAGCGGCGAGGAGACACTGGCCCAGGTCAATCGTGAGATCGAGCATCCCAAGCTCAAGAACCTGAAGCGCGCCGCGATCGTGATCGCGATCTACAGTTTCGTCTTTACCGGAATCGTCTCACTGCTCGCAGTGATGTTGATTCCCGATTCGGTACGTGTTCCGGTCTACCGCGATAACCTGATCGCTGGCCTTGCGATGTATGTCGTGGGCCCGCTCACTCTGAAGATTGTCTTCCGCGTCTTTGTTGTCATCGTCGGCTTTCTAATTCTCTCCGGCGCGATTAATACTTCCATCATTGGCTCAACGGGCGTACTGATGCGCGTTGCTGAAGACGGTGTTCTGACAGACTGGTTCCGCAAGCCGCAGAGAAAATACGGCACCAGCTATCGCATCGTGAACTTGGTCACAGCGATGCAGCTCTTCACCATCATTGTCAGCCGCGGCAACGTCATCACTCTGGGCGAGGCATACGCTTTCGGCGTCATCTGGAGCTTTACGTTCAACTCGCTCGCCATGCTTGTGCTGCGCTGGAAGTACAAGGGCGAGCGCGGATGGAAGGTGCCGATCAATATCAAAATCGGCAAAGCCGAACTTCCGGTCGGATTATTCTGTGTCTTTCTCGTCCTGCTTTCGACAGCAATCGTGAATCTTTTCACCAAGAGTGTGGCCACCGAAAGCGGCATTTTATTCGCAGCTGCGTTCTACACCATCTTTACCGTCTCCGAAGCGCGCAACCAGCGCAAGCATGCGGCTACAGCCAAGCAAATGAAGGAGCACTTTCAGCTTGAGCATCCGGAAACCATCGGGCGCGAAGCGCTGGAAATCCGGCCCGGTGGAATTCTGGTCACCATGCGCGATGCTGCGAATCCCTTCGCGCTGAAGTGGGCTCTATCGCGCACCAACGCGGACGATCAGGACATCGTCGTACTGACCGCGCGCATGATGGGCGCAGGCGGTCCTGAATACATCGATGCATCGGAGCAACTCTTCAGCGAGCACGAGCAGATGCTCTTTACAAAAGCAGTCTCAGTAGCTGAGAGTTTCGGCAAACATATCTCGCTGCTCGTCGTCCCGGCTGGCGATATCTTCGCTGCGCTGGTGCAGACTGCAAATTCGCTCGAAGTTACAGCGCTCGTCTCTGGCCTCTCTACAAAGATGACGGCGCAGGAGCAGGCCTATCACGTAGGGCAGGCCTGGGAGAATCTTGCCGAGCCAAAGCGGCAGTTCACCTTCTATGTAGTTATGCCGAATGGCGACGCCCAGGGCTTTCACATTGGACCTCACGCTCCTACCCTGCAGGCCGATGACGTACAACTCGTCCATAGATTGTGGCTCAACTTCCGCCGAGATCCCGATATGCAGGGACTGCATCACAGCGATATAGTTACCTATGCTCTTACTCGTCTTGCAGTAGAGTATGCGCGCGACAAGCAGGAAACGCTGCGAGATATACGTCGTTATAGAGATGGCAGTAACAGAGGCGGAACGATTGAGTCACCTTTAACTCCAAAGTCCGGTAAGCCAGGGACAGACTATTCGATTCCCGCTCCCAAGCCTTCTTCGGGACCATCCGATCACGAAACATAGGCGGCTGCTCCGAGTAGGATCCATTACTTAGTTGTTTATTTTTTCGCGACTATTTTGGAAAGCATGTTTGTCAATATTTGACCACTCCCGTAGAGTAGGAGGGAGTTACTTGGATTTCCAGGTTCCGTATGCATGGAAGAGTTCCGTGCGATCGCAAGCATAAGAGCGGACTATTCAGCGTGCAGAAGATAAGTGCCGCGGATGACTATCCCTGATTCTTTTGCCGTAGCAATACAACATCAGGCAATTGTGGTGTCCGAATGGAGGAATAGTGGAAGTTAGCAAAATTGTGGCTGAACTGGATAAAGAGATTGCACGGCTAAAGGAAGCCCGAGCCCTGCTTGCAGGAATATCTTCACCGAATCGCGGATCGAACAACAAGAAATCCGCAACGAAATCACGCAAGCGAACTATGACTGCCGAAGGCCGCCGCCGGATTGCGGAAGCAATGAAGAAGCGTTGGGCTGAGCGCAGAAAACAGCAATCAGGAAAGAAGTAGCCTATCCAAAGGCAGCGGCAGAGTAGCCGCCGCCTTTCACCTTGGTTACCTGAGGCTCTCACCCGGCGAAATTGCTTTCACCGTAATTCCGCTTCCCTCAAGTGACTTCACAAATTCTTCGGGTGTACCAGTAAGTACCGGAAACGTTCCGTAGTGAATAGGCAGCACAGTAGTAACTCCCAGATACTTCGCCGCCAGCGCTGCACCCCTGGGTCCCATCGTGTAGTGATCGCCGATAGGCAGCATAGCGAA
This genomic window contains:
- a CDS encoding flavin monoamine oxidase family protein; the encoded protein is MTWTRRTFLGRVAAAAGYRAMYTAMQALGLLATTSEASPLPDLPPNFGAGKKVIILGGGIAGLVSAYELRKAGFTCTILEARERPGGRNWSVRNGCKVEFTDGAVQTCDWEEGHYLNVGPARLPSIHRVMIEYCEDLGVPLEVEINTSRSTLMQADTLNGGKPVEQRQVVNDTRGYISELLAKSIDQHGLDKLLDKEDTQRMLDFLQTYGDLTNDYSYKGSQRSGFVVSPGAGPDEEKWHQPLSLHELLVSDFSTGELYEEQIDWQATMFQPIGGMDRIPYAFAKSLGDIVQYRCVVKKVGKSSSGVKVEYANAGSSQEIEADYCICTLPLTILRTLDIDCALEKKQAFKGMKLASLYKIGWEAPRFWEKQYNIYGGISFPKQTVDLVWYPSNGLFTKTGIILSGFNFEQKDFADGSPTAFGALSTQGKLDASRAAVEVLHPGHGRSLTKPIYVSWQKIPYSLGCLAMNMMPDTKPAYNELNKPDGRIYFAGDYLSHIVGWQEGAALSAHRAIHGIAEQMRSS
- the prfB gene encoding peptide chain release factor 2 (programmed frameshift) yields the protein MLNDLEFAYTPVRDKVRDLREYLDSARLHKQLAEIESKLSDPGVWANAAVSQPLMRDRKRMEEQVASDDELVRRTGDIEAYFDLAREGEPVEADLEREVQSLSEYVDKLEERTMLSGETDALNAIVTVHPGAGGTESQDWAEMLMRMYLRWAEQQGFKTEMNDYQDGEEAGIKSATFTVSGEYAFGMLSGETGVHRLVRISPFDSAKRRHTSFASVFVSPEIDDSIEIEIRPEDIRTDTYRSGGKGGQHVNTTDSAVRITHIPTNIVVQCQNERSQHKNREKAMKMLRSRLYEFELDKKKAESKKLEDSKLDINFGSQIRSYVLQPYRIAKDHRTKVEVGDVDRVLDGYLEPFIRGYLIMRRSGGDGGVLVGVEDDLD
- the lnt gene encoding apolipoprotein N-acyltransferase; the encoded protein is MRTYLRNPIFLGLLSSVLLDLPFPIAGPMPPWRAVFSWIALVPLLYGLLGQRNVAGPRYLRRSALAGYGCGVFWYILNCYWIYDTMHLYGGVPPAGAFGILVLYSLVLGLYFAVFGFLIALCRKAFRTNLFPLVLAPFFWAALEFAASRITSVPWDQLGYAQVDNFLLTRLAPFTGVYGISFVLVAGNALFAAALLTSSLHMRLRIGVGAILFAILLQLGSFSAPKPVATSDYAVLLQPNLDVAVNQAWIGPEWDEHVSWIMEQSQRNCTPAITGMPTRQSAVARQNCGQNTPPPGIVAWPEAPSPFVSDDPRTIALLRSVATANNAPVVAGMFGHDATGTYNSGVFTAPDGNVLGRYDKIHLVPFGEFVPYRDVFFFAKKLTQQLVDLQRGQYRKVFRANGHTFGIFICYESVFADEVRQFAVNGAQVFVNISDDGWYGDTSAPWQHLNMARMRAIENRRWILRDTNNGVTTAIDPAGHVTLSAARHAETTLVVRYGYNDDLTFYTRYGDLFAILCGIITIVAVAMALRPTLRVNLRI
- a CDS encoding CoA-binding protein, with the translated sequence MNEPTTIREILDNAKTIAVVGLTNKEGRASLGVSRFMQSRGYRIIPVNPLIESSLGEKAYPTLDAALEAVGKIDVVNVFRLPRYIPDIVKDTIRLRIPYLWIQEGIVHEEAAAEAEAAGIKLVMDRCILKDRMAAGWGLAVQADAPSAP
- a CDS encoding APC family permease encodes the protein MPVGQTFTAPQSNRVRLVVASSVMLTFISFWRAAAVVLNDLGSSAFYAGGIAEEAVGKAAPWFILGVMLFSFAVRAVYVESCSMFTRGGVYRVVKEALGGTFAKLSVSALMFDYILTGPISGVSAGQYITGLLNELMTVGAAHGWLPLALINAGHARQLPMNETSAVFCAAVTIYYWWQNIKGIEESTDKALEVMKITTVMVVLLLGWGIFSAIHVSAKLPPLPIPSNLHFSHDALGFLAGTKFATTLGLFGILMAFGHSVLAMSGEETLAQVNREIEHPKLKNLKRAAIVIAIYSFVFTGIVSLLAVMLIPDSVRVPVYRDNLIAGLAMYVVGPLTLKIVFRVFVVIVGFLILSGAINTSIIGSTGVLMRVAEDGVLTDWFRKPQRKYGTSYRIVNLVTAMQLFTIIVSRGNVITLGEAYAFGVIWSFTFNSLAMLVLRWKYKGERGWKVPINIKIGKAELPVGLFCVFLVLLSTAIVNLFTKSVATESGILFAAAFYTIFTVSEARNQRKHAATAKQMKEHFQLEHPETIGREALEIRPGGILVTMRDAANPFALKWALSRTNADDQDIVVLTARMMGAGGPEYIDASEQLFSEHEQMLFTKAVSVAESFGKHISLLVVPAGDIFAALVQTANSLEVTALVSGLSTKMTAQEQAYHVGQAWENLAEPKRQFTFYVVMPNGDAQGFHIGPHAPTLQADDVQLVHRLWLNFRRDPDMQGLHHSDIVTYALTRLAVEYARDKQETLRDIRRYRDGSNRGGTIESPLTPKSGKPGTDYSIPAPKPSSGPSDHET